One region of Carya illinoinensis cultivar Pawnee chromosome 8, C.illinoinensisPawnee_v1, whole genome shotgun sequence genomic DNA includes:
- the LOC122274505 gene encoding uncharacterized protein LOC122274505 — MVLLKLHPYRQQSVFRHAHQKLANRFYGPYPVIQKIGAVAYKLQLPMGARIHLVFHISLLKKFIGEHTLPSIELPPVTDEGAIILEPKHIIDTRWIKRGKKFEEEHLVQWKHLPAEEATWETHQSLLEQFPNVDLADKSPHGGGSIDKPPRRSARGFKPNPKYLGGG; from the coding sequence ATGGTGCTACTCAAATTGCATCCCTATCGGCAGCAATCAGTTTTTCGACATGCCCACCAAAAGCTTGCCAATCGTTTTTATGGACCATACCCGGTGATACAAAAAATTGGTGCGGTTGCCTACAAACTTCAGCTGCCAATGGGAGCCCGCATTCACCTAGTTTTTCACATCTCCCTCTTAAAGAAATTTATTGGCGAGCACACACTACCCTCTATTGAGTTACCACCTGTAACAGATGAAGGAGCAATCATACTTGAGCCCAAGCACATTATAGATACTCGTTGGATCAAACGGGGCAAGAAGTTTGAAGAGGAACACTTGGTTCAATGGAAACATTTACCAGCTGAGGAAGCCACGTGGGAGACGCACCAGTCATTGCTTGAGCAATTTCCAAACGTGGACCTTGCGGACAAGAGTCCACACGGAGGAGGGAGTATTGATAAACCTCCACGACGTTCAGCTAGAGGTTTCAAACCAaatcccaaatatttgggaGGAGGTTGA